The Primulina huaijiensis isolate GDHJ02 unplaced genomic scaffold, ASM1229523v2 scaffold14403, whole genome shotgun sequence region TGAAATGGAGTACAATTTGAACTATAACGAATGATTTTAAAACAACCTTATGTTTTTCTTGGTCTTGTTATCATGTAGAAACTGGTTCTTAAGTAATGCCAAGCTCAACAGTCTTAACGAAGCAAGAATATGGAACTTGTCTGAGTTAAAGCTTAAGGGTCAGAGAAATCAACATATAATGATCACATCACGATGGAGAGTTTGATTAATTTCCGATTCCAATGAGCAAATTTTCTCCTATAATCGCATTCATTTTTGAAGCATTTGGTGGCTGATGCATCTTATGCAGGAGCTAATGCATTTTCTGGGGTTTATAACCAAAGATCACTCCCAAAAATTTGTTCCCTCAAATTTATTAGGAGAATAAAACCATTTGGCAGGTGGAGTGGCCTATGATGGTCAGACTGCCCTGACTGTGCAATTAGTGGGACAGGAGGTGTGCAGTAGATAAGAATTGAAAAGCTTCACAGATCTTGTTTCCAAATAAATCAAAGCGCATTTCTTACTTCTGAGCCATTTAAAATTCTATCGTCGTGAATAATCGAATATTAAGATTAATTGTTCTGTTTTTTCCCTTTTATCAATGTAGTTTGCCTCAGGGTTCTTATTGATATTATTGTGCATATGAGAGGATAGCATTTTATAAAACGACTTCGACATAGTGTTCACATGCATATAACTGTTCTCTTTCCTGGGAGAAGGTAAAGGCGACAGCAACAACTGGTTCGGGATGTTGGAAAATTGAGTATTAGCTTTTGTCTTTTTTCACAACACTTTTTCCTTGAGTTACATATTTATGCAGAAAAGGGAACATGTAAGTTTATGTGAGTTTCATTTTAGGTTAATATACAATTTATTTGATGGTGGTCTTAAGACCAACCTTCCTTTTTTgccatttatttaaaattatttgttgGTCTTGAGATCTGTTATCTCAGATTATGTGTAATTCCATCTAGCTTTTGATCCGAAGGGGAAATTGGTTTTGCAGAATCTTGTCAACTATGGGGCATAGgtatatttttaacacacctCAGACTGTTGAGACGGACGACGATCAGGGATGGAATCACTTTGAGCAACCTTACATGCCTATGGGTATGAGTTCATCACATTCATGTTTGTTCAACGCCACTCCTCTCTTTATTTAAACGGGGAAGAAAAATATCTTACAGTTCCAATTTACTTACCTTGGAAGTCATTCATGAAGCTTTCTTAGGTGTTGTAATATTCTGAATATTTTTGTCCCGTTAAATTTGGTTTTTTTCCTAAAGTTTTGTGAAACTATTCACAAACTTGAATGTggaaatatttatttgttttctttcaatgtTTAGATGAACTAAACcatggaggaatatgtctttGGAGTGAGGAACCACACTGTTGAATGTCATTTCTTTTTATCTTGAACCTTGAGGCCATGATTAGGAAAGAATAAGTTGTGGTCATGTTCGATTGTCTTGTACTCTCAAGTTGTTATATTTCAAAAGGTTTTTAAAGAAGTAACATCTCCATCATACTTAGTAATGGACTAATGGTGATTAACGTCCCTACTTCTCTTTTGTTTTTCAAGCAAGGGTCAGTGCTTCTGACGATAGCTCTCTTGTTAATCCTGTGGATAATGTAGCAGTTCAAGGTGGACACATTTCTTCACACTGGACACCTGCTCCTAGGTCTAGTGGCTACTCTTCGTCCATTCTTAATGGTGAACTGCCACATTATCAACCCCAGGCGCCTGGTTCTTCGCACGACCCTTTTCTTCGTCAATCTGCTGCTGGAAATTTCCCTTTGCCCCAAGATAATTATCCGCATCAATCGTCTTCGGCCAACCTTTCTGGGCAGATGATACCTGTAGCAGATGGTTGTTTTCCTTATCAGACTATAGGCAGTGGCCGAGGACCATACAAACGTAAATACCCTGGCAACCCTCCATTGAATGACGGGGGTTCTACTAGCAGATGTTATGATGTTGGAAGTTCATCCAATGTTCACTTGCCCACTGATTTATGGGAGGAGAAGCAGAATGCAGAATCTTATAATTCATCTTGGGAGTATCCTTCTCCCACTTGCATAGTAAATAACCTTTCTGTCAGTAGCAATGGTACTCTGAGAAACGTGAGAAGTCGAGCTGAGGAAGACCTCGAAATCACTTTGTCCAGGACCCATTTGCCTAGCAGTTCTATGCACAATTCCTTTTTCAACAGGGCCTCTGATCAATCTAATCCTGTGGATGCCTGGAGCCAGAGTTCTAATGGTTCCACTAGGGAATGTAACCATAATTTCCAGTTACCTCCTGGTCATGGGCTGACTTATGGATCAGGTAACTTGCACCAGTTTATTTCATTCTGTCAGTCAGTTGTGTTGCTAGGGTCTAAGGTCTTTCTAATGATGAAATTTCAGATTCCAGTTTCTTTAGTAATGATCCAAATCCCATGAATGCGCTTACGAGTCATCCTAATGTTTCTGCTGATACTGGGGATTACCACAATGATATTACCTCAAATATGAATCCCGTTCCTCAAAATGTAAACAGTAACTCGAACCAATCCACCAGAGGAGTTCGAAGTGGCTATGGTTCAAGATCTGTCCCATCTTTCAGGGCTTCTTCAAGCACTTTTCACAACCCTGGTCACATAACTCCCTCAGATGAAGGGTTTCAAATTGCTGCAAAAAGTTACCACCCCAGAAATCGCCGAGCATTGCCCTCCGTTAGGATGCGCAACATCAACAGGAATGGAAGGGCTTTGATATCAAGTGAAAGACAAAGATCATGTGATGACCACGCGAGTTTCCACAATCGATTGGAGGTATCCACTTAAAGTATTGTGAATGAATTTGGCATTATTTTCTTCAGAGGGTTTGTTCTCTGAGAGAAGATTGGGAATACCAACTTTGGCCTGAGTGCCATTTTGTGGAGGCAACATTTTATGAAACTGCTGCActattttcttttttccaaCATTGCTATTTTTTCCCCTAGCCAGTCAAGCGGAAGACCTCTAGTTACAGATGGTCAGTGATGTTAATATAACTTCCAAAGTTCTTCCATTACCTGAAAAAATGACTCAAAGGTAGAAAGGAAGAAACAGACTCAAGGAGTCGTAAGAATTGTAAATGGATATATCACTACTTCTGAAGTTAGTTTCAGATGCTATAAAATCTGTTTCTTGCTGGTTGAAGTTTTGTTGAAATGGGTATTACTCAATATTTTTCTGCGCCTAAACATGTGTGTGTATTACAGGGTGTCGTGATTTCAGAACACCAGACTACGTTTTATGGGTCCAGAGCTCTGTTTGATCAGCACCGGGACATGAGACTGGACACAGAAAACATGAGCTATGAGGTcactttctttttcattttcttagATTCTTGTGGCAAGTTTATTTAGTTATACACTTaaattgttataaaaaaaaagcaTTTGACATCTGCAGGAGCTTCTTGCATTGGGAGAGAGAATTGGAAACGTCAGCACCGGG contains the following coding sequences:
- the LOC140965774 gene encoding uncharacterized protein isoform X3, translated to MHITVLFPGRRILSTMGHRYIFNTPQTVETDDDQGWNHFEQPYMPMARVSASDDSSLVNPVDNVAVQGGHISSHWTPAPRSSGYSSSILNGELPHYQPQAPGSSHDPFLRQSAAGNFPLPQDNYPHQSSSANLSGQMIPVADGCFPYQTIGSGRGPYKRKYPGNPPLNDGGSTSRCYDVGSSSNVHLPTDLWEEKQNAESYNSSWEYPSPTCIVNNLSVSSNGTLRNVRSRAEEDLEITLSRTHLPSSSMHNSFFNRASDQSNPVDAWSQSSNGSTRECNHNFQLPPGHGLTYGSDSSFFSNDPNPMNALTSHPNVSADTGDYHNDITSNMNPVPQNVNSNSNQSTRGVRSGYGSRSVPSFRASSSTFHNPGHITPSDEGFQIAAKSYHPRNRRALPSVRMRNINRNGRALISSERQRSCDDHASFHNRLEGVVISEHQTTFYGSRALFDQHRDMRLDTENMSYEELLALGERIGNVSTGLSDESIAKCLIESIYCSSDLFQDEESCVICLDGYINMDDVGMIKVCGHDFHVGCIRKWLSMKNLCPVCKATAMDDKTKNN
- the LOC140965774 gene encoding uncharacterized protein isoform X7, translating into MDDTFRILSTMGHRYIFNTPQTVETDDDQGWNHFEQPYMPMAVQGGHISSHWTPAPRSSGYSSSILNGELPHYQPQAPGSSHDPFLRQSAAGNFPLPQDNYPHQSSSANLSGQMIPVADGCFPYQTIGSGRGPYKRKYPGNPPLNDGGSTSRCYDVGSSSNVHLPTDLWEEKQNAESYNSSWEYPSPTCIVNNLSVSSNGTLRNVRSRAEEDLEITLSRTHLPSSSMHNSFFNRASDQSNPVDAWSQSSNGSTRECNHNFQLPPGHGLTYGSDSSFFSNDPNPMNALTSHPNVSADTGDYHNDITSNMNPVPQNVNSNSNQSTRGVRSGYGSRSVPSFRASSSTFHNPGHITPSDEGFQIAAKSYHPRNRRALPSVRMRNINRNGRALISSERQRSCDDHASFHNRLEGVVISEHQTTFYGSRALFDQHRDMRLDTENMSYEELLALGERIGNVSTGLSDESIAKCLIESIYCSSDLFQDEESCVICLDGYINMDDVGMIKVCGHDFHVGCIRKWLSMKNLCPVCKATAMDDKTKNN
- the LOC140965774 gene encoding uncharacterized protein isoform X5 translates to MGHRYIFNTPQTVETDDDQGWNHFEQPYMPMARVSASDDSSLVNPVDNVAVQGGHISSHWTPAPRSSGYSSSILNGELPHYQPQAPGSSHDPFLRQSAAGNFPLPQDNYPHQSSSANLSGQMIPVADGCFPYQTIGSGRGPYKRKYPGNPPLNDGGSTSRCYDVGSSSNVHLPTDLWEEKQNAESYNSSWEYPSPTCIVNNLSVSSNGTLRNVRSRAEEDLEITLSRTHLPSSSMHNSFFNRASDQSNPVDAWSQSSNGSTRECNHNFQLPPGHGLTYGSDSSFFSNDPNPMNALTSHPNVSADTGDYHNDITSNMNPVPQNVNSNSNQSTRGVRSGYGSRSVPSFRASSSTFHNPGHITPSDEGFQIAAKSYHPRNRRALPSVRMRNINRNGRALISSERQRSCDDHASFHNRLEGVVISEHQTTFYGSRALFDQHRDMRLDTENMSYEELLALGERIGNVSTGLSDESIAKCLIESIYCSSDLFQDEESCVICLDGYINMDDVGMIKVCGHDFHVGCIRKWLSMKNLCPVCKATAMDDKTKNN
- the LOC140965774 gene encoding uncharacterized protein isoform X8, which encodes MGHRYIFNTPQTVETDDDQGWNHFEQPYMPMAVQGGHISSHWTPAPRSSGYSSSILNGELPHYQPQAPGSSHDPFLRQSAAGNFPLPQDNYPHQSSSANLSGQMIPVADGCFPYQTIGSGRGPYKRKYPGNPPLNDGGSTSRCYDVGSSSNVHLPTDLWEEKQNAESYNSSWEYPSPTCIVNNLSVSSNGTLRNVRSRAEEDLEITLSRTHLPSSSMHNSFFNRASDQSNPVDAWSQSSNGSTRECNHNFQLPPGHGLTYGSDSSFFSNDPNPMNALTSHPNVSADTGDYHNDITSNMNPVPQNVNSNSNQSTRGVRSGYGSRSVPSFRASSSTFHNPGHITPSDEGFQIAAKSYHPRNRRALPSVRMRNINRNGRALISSERQRSCDDHASFHNRLEGVVISEHQTTFYGSRALFDQHRDMRLDTENMSYEELLALGERIGNVSTGLSDESIAKCLIESIYCSSDLFQDEESCVICLDGYINMDDVGMIKVCGHDFHVGCIRKWLSMKNLCPVCKATAMDDKTKNN
- the LOC140965774 gene encoding uncharacterized protein isoform X4 — its product is MDDTFRILSTMGHRYIFNTPQTVETDDDQGWNHFEQPYMPMARVSASDDSSLVNPVDNVAVQGGHISSHWTPAPRSSGYSSSILNGELPHYQPQAPGSSHDPFLRQSAAGNFPLPQDNYPHQSSSANLSGQMIPVADGCFPYQTIGSGRGPYKRKYPGNPPLNDGGSTSRCYDVGSSSNVHLPTDLWEEKQNAESYNSSWEYPSPTCIVNNLSVSSNGTLRNVRSRAEEDLEITLSRTHLPSSSMHNSFFNRASDQSNPVDAWSQSSNGSTRECNHNFQLPPGHGLTYGSDSSFFSNDPNPMNALTSHPNVSADTGDYHNDITSNMNPVPQNVNSNSNQSTRGVRSGYGSRSVPSFRASSSTFHNPGHITPSDEGFQIAAKSYHPRNRRALPSVRMRNINRNGRALISSERQRSCDDHASFHNRLEGVVISEHQTTFYGSRALFDQHRDMRLDTENMSYEELLALGERIGNVSTGLSDESIAKCLIESIYCSSDLFQDEESCVICLDGYINMDDVGMIKVCGHDFHVGCIRKWLSMKNLCPVCKATAMDDKTKNN
- the LOC140965774 gene encoding uncharacterized protein isoform X2; this encodes MNKPPLTINSYINYSPSRLPSHHRLFSLRFSRLLVGFANCNHTSALIINLNCPIIDSRRILSTMGHRYIFNTPQTVETDDDQGWNHFEQPYMPMAVQGGHISSHWTPAPRSSGYSSSILNGELPHYQPQAPGSSHDPFLRQSAAGNFPLPQDNYPHQSSSANLSGQMIPVADGCFPYQTIGSGRGPYKRKYPGNPPLNDGGSTSRCYDVGSSSNVHLPTDLWEEKQNAESYNSSWEYPSPTCIVNNLSVSSNGTLRNVRSRAEEDLEITLSRTHLPSSSMHNSFFNRASDQSNPVDAWSQSSNGSTRECNHNFQLPPGHGLTYGSDSSFFSNDPNPMNALTSHPNVSADTGDYHNDITSNMNPVPQNVNSNSNQSTRGVRSGYGSRSVPSFRASSSTFHNPGHITPSDEGFQIAAKSYHPRNRRALPSVRMRNINRNGRALISSERQRSCDDHASFHNRLEGVVISEHQTTFYGSRALFDQHRDMRLDTENMSYEELLALGERIGNVSTGLSDESIAKCLIESIYCSSDLFQDEESCVICLDGYINMDDVGMIKVCGHDFHVGCIRKWLSMKNLCPVCKATAMDDKTKNN
- the LOC140965774 gene encoding uncharacterized protein isoform X6; this encodes MHITVLFPGRRILSTMGHRYIFNTPQTVETDDDQGWNHFEQPYMPMAVQGGHISSHWTPAPRSSGYSSSILNGELPHYQPQAPGSSHDPFLRQSAAGNFPLPQDNYPHQSSSANLSGQMIPVADGCFPYQTIGSGRGPYKRKYPGNPPLNDGGSTSRCYDVGSSSNVHLPTDLWEEKQNAESYNSSWEYPSPTCIVNNLSVSSNGTLRNVRSRAEEDLEITLSRTHLPSSSMHNSFFNRASDQSNPVDAWSQSSNGSTRECNHNFQLPPGHGLTYGSDSSFFSNDPNPMNALTSHPNVSADTGDYHNDITSNMNPVPQNVNSNSNQSTRGVRSGYGSRSVPSFRASSSTFHNPGHITPSDEGFQIAAKSYHPRNRRALPSVRMRNINRNGRALISSERQRSCDDHASFHNRLEGVVISEHQTTFYGSRALFDQHRDMRLDTENMSYEELLALGERIGNVSTGLSDESIAKCLIESIYCSSDLFQDEESCVICLDGYINMDDVGMIKVCGHDFHVGCIRKWLSMKNLCPVCKATAMDDKTKNN
- the LOC140965774 gene encoding uncharacterized protein isoform X1 yields the protein MNKPPLTINSYINYSPSRLPSHHRLFSLRFSRLLVGFANCNHTSALIINLNCPIIDSRRILSTMGHRYIFNTPQTVETDDDQGWNHFEQPYMPMARVSASDDSSLVNPVDNVAVQGGHISSHWTPAPRSSGYSSSILNGELPHYQPQAPGSSHDPFLRQSAAGNFPLPQDNYPHQSSSANLSGQMIPVADGCFPYQTIGSGRGPYKRKYPGNPPLNDGGSTSRCYDVGSSSNVHLPTDLWEEKQNAESYNSSWEYPSPTCIVNNLSVSSNGTLRNVRSRAEEDLEITLSRTHLPSSSMHNSFFNRASDQSNPVDAWSQSSNGSTRECNHNFQLPPGHGLTYGSDSSFFSNDPNPMNALTSHPNVSADTGDYHNDITSNMNPVPQNVNSNSNQSTRGVRSGYGSRSVPSFRASSSTFHNPGHITPSDEGFQIAAKSYHPRNRRALPSVRMRNINRNGRALISSERQRSCDDHASFHNRLEGVVISEHQTTFYGSRALFDQHRDMRLDTENMSYEELLALGERIGNVSTGLSDESIAKCLIESIYCSSDLFQDEESCVICLDGYINMDDVGMIKVCGHDFHVGCIRKWLSMKNLCPVCKATAMDDKTKNN